TTTCTCCATAATCATGTTCGCTTTTATGATAACACCTTTCTTCGACACGTCACGAGTAAGTATTTCATTGACGCTATTCTACTCTTAATGCGttctttattaaattatttacaaCTATTTTCTTATCAGACTGCCGGTGTACTAGGCAATTTTGCAGTCACGATAATGAGTTTGATGTATTTTATCCAAGTCTTTGTGAATGACTCCAGTTCAGTTCCGTTTTGGTTAGTCTCTCTTCTTAGTCCAACAGGCGTTGCTTTGGCTATGGATAAGGTTTGTATTACAGTGTACAATAATATACTAGAACAATGAAGAATGGGCAATTCTATAAATAAAAACGATGTGTATCTTTTCCTAGGCTCTTGTATTAGATCTACAAGGAGAAGGAGTTAACTTTGACAATCTTTGGTCAGGTCCTGGTATACCATTTGGGGGAAGTCTTATTATGATGACTTTAGACATAATTCTCTATGCTTGCTTAGCTTATTATTTTGACTGCGTCATTCCAAGTACGCTTCTTAAAATACGTGTTATCATACTCATTATATTATTGACAAATAGTGAATaatcaaatattatatatttaatttaggtGAATACGGGACGAAGAGAACTCCTTGGTTTTGCTTCACGCCTGAGTTTTGGTGTCAAAGAAAAGCTCCACGGGTGAGTATCATTAACAATAATTTAAAGCGATGAAtatgaaagaaaatagaaaaatgtatatTCACAGTCGTATTTGCAGGTACCATCATCGAATGGTGAATCAAATTCTTTTATTCCTGGTGAAGAGACTAATCGTGACGTTGAACCTGTGGTGCGCGAGATGAAGGGTCGTGAAGCGATTAGAATAGTCGATCTTTACAAGTCCTACCAAAAATGTCGTAAGCCAGAAATTAAAGCCGTAAATGGCATCAATTTAACGATTTACGAGGGACAAATCACGGCGATACTTGGACACAACGGAGCTGGAAAAACAAGTCTCTTCAATATTTTAACTGGCCTGACCGCACCTACTGCTGGCACTGCCTTGATATTTGGTTATGATGTTCGAGATTCCAATGATATGCAGATGATTAGAAGCATGACTGGCGTCTGTCCACAACATGATATCCTTTTTGATCTTCTCACACCTCGCGAACACCTTGAATTTTTCGCTGCTGTACGTGGTATCCCAAAATCGATGATTGAACATGAGGTAATGTAATGTATAGTGAACAAGTCGTATAAAATTTTTTACACAGGTTATGAATAAAAAAGATCGTCGTGTATGATTACTTTTAGGTGAAGAAAACTTTAAAAGACATCGATTTAACTGAGAAAGCAAATACTTTTGCGAAATACTTGAGTGGAGGACAAAAAAGGAAATTGTCTGTAGGTATCGCCATTATCGGTGATCCGAAGATTATTATCCTCGATGAACCTACAGCTGGGGTTGATCCCTACTCTAGGAGACAGATGTGGTCTTTCTTACAATCTAGACGTCATGGAAAAGTGATTCTATTGACTACTCATTTTATGGATGAGGCGGATATATTAGCAGATAGGAAAGCAGTTATTAGTAAAGGAAAGCTGAGATGCTGTGGCAGTTCTTTgttcttaaaaaataaatttggtATTGGATATCACTTAACGTACGTTGGTTATTTCTTAAATAACGAAAAGCAGTGATAAAGCATGTTTAATAAAAgtatatttatgaatatataaCAGGTTAGTACTTGAAGGAAATGCAAGAGAACACGCCATTACCAGATTAGTAACGTGTCATGTCTCAAAAGCAGAAAAAGCAAGACGTCATGGGCGTGAACTGAGCTTTATTTTACCTCATAATTCAGTAGAAAACTTCGCACCACTTTTCTCAGCTATAGAGCACGAAATTAAAACCCGATCGAGTAGATTAGGTATTAGCAGCTATGGAGTATCAATGACCACTTTAGAAGAAGTATTTCTGCATTTAGAAAAGGATGAAGGTCCTGAATACACAATGgataatttatcaaaaaagaTGGTGCGCAATCGTGCATTAAGCAGATCTTTATCGTTGCAATCTAAGAGTACTTCTTATCAGAGTTTGCAGAACGAAGGTGTCACTGTTCAGAATGATGGTCAAGCGAAAGGTACATTCAATTCAATATTTGAAAACTGTTATAAAGttcattatttataaattttattttattttactataGAGGCAGGAGATTTGCCGGATGGCGTCCATAGTGATAGAAATCCTCCTGTTCTTGGCCTTGGACTAGACCCCATAAAAGTTCGGCCTAATTTCCTCCAAACCTTGTACGCTATGCTTCGCCTAAGGATACTTAGACTCTTCAGGAACATTCAGTTATTGTACTTCACTATCTTCGCGCCTCTTCTTCTAGTAGTCGTTGGCCTCCATTTAAATAGCATTGAAACAGTTGAAATCAAAATGCAATCTCTTACATTGAATACTGGtatgttttaaaataattacatcTTTATGAATTTAGAAAATTTAGTGTCTACTTTAGTCCACcgttttttcttttacagatacTTATGGAAATGAGACTAAACTTTTGTACGCGAATAATACCGATCATGATATCACAAATTTAATCGATGGAATAAATCAAGATGTGAAGTACATTGAAGAGTATTACGGGAATTTTGCAAATTTGTTAAAAATCGCACCGCATATGTCTGCTTTCAATATCAATGAATATAGTCTGTCCAGGATCAATTTGACTGTCGCATATAATGATACCATGCAACATTCCCTACCAATTTTAATAAACTTGTTATCAAACACTTATTAcaggtatagtcaataatttatcaataatttaaatttaattaaataaattaaaattagttattaataatttaatttaattaaaaattaaatcatAGATTTAAATAACCACGtataaaattcatttattttattccaATTAGATTACTCTCAAATGAAAACAATTTAAAACCGATTGAAGTTAAGACACATCCTTTCCAACAAACTTCTCAGCCACAGGGATTCAATATTGGCACAGCGAGTACCGCACTGTTTATTGGAATGAATTTTGTATTGTTGCCAATAACTTTAGTTGTGGACGTGGTCTATGATCGTGAAGTAAATCTTGTTTTTATTAatgacattttttaaataaatgtttgcTATTTAAAAGCAATATTCCTTATGGTATCTCTTATTTTCAGATAAAAGCGAAGAATCAGCTTCGTGTGAATGGTCTGTCATTTTCGATGTACTTTCTGACGTACTTTATTGTACTTGTCGGCCTGATGTCTTTCATCTGTTTATGTATTCTTGGCATCATATTTCTCTTTGACGTGCCTTCGCTTCAAGAAGTACCAGCACTCATCACTCTAGCCGGTCTTTTCATGCTTTATTGCCCATCATCCATTCTATTCTCTACGTGTTTGAGTTACATCTTTGACAAGATGGATTCCGCTCAAAGCATTTTGCCCAATATTGCAACTTTCATTGGACTTATACCGTTTATACTAGTCACAATTCTTGACATGCTGGGTCTTAGTAAGTTATACATTCAATTTAACACTTCAAAGACTAAATTGTTTAGATATCGCTCCCAATTTTTATTAAGACTTTTATGTATAAAtgaatatgaaaataatgaaatacattTGTTTAAATATCACAATTTATTACCACGGATTAATTAAAAATCTTCTTAGGTGGAACAGCAGCGTTTGTTTTACACGTAATTTTTTCTCTACTGAACACATTGTACGTACCATATGCTGCAGTGTATTACGTAGAAAGAGTACATCTAATGTGCTCTATCAACGCTGCTTGCCATCATCTGACTATGTCTGATTATTTAACCACGGAGATCATTCTAATGGCCTTTGGCGTGCTTCTGCATTGTCCGGTGTGGTTCTTCGTGCTTTTACTATTGGACATTAAAAAGAGTGGTGGCAATGTTAGTGATGTATTGAAGTATTTCCTGGTTAGTGTATAATTGATACAATGGgttgaaaattgaaatataaaactgttccattaaaaaatatttcttgtcATTTCTAGCGCAATGGCGGTTCGATTGGTGAAGAAATAATGGAGAACTCTGACATTGGAGAACATGAAGATGCAGACGTTAAAGCAGAAAAACAAAAAGTTTTTAATCTCATTACTTCATCTGCCGTTCAAGAGCCACCTGTAGTTCTAGTACAGGTATtgttttattatacattattttcattattataatGTATTCATATTATACAACtaaagttaaatatttattagaacTTGAGAAAGGAGTATCGACAGCAGGATACAGGTTCATGTAGTTGCTGTTCGAAACAAGATGAAGAAGCTAGCCAAATACAACGAAAAGTTGCTGTAAGAAATCTTTCGTTAGCGGTTGAGCCAGGAGAAGTGTTTGGTTTGCTGGGCCACAATGGTGCTGGAAAAACGACGACAATGAAGATTATCATAGCTGAAGAAGCGGCCACTCGAGGCAGAGTACAGATCGGTGGTCATAATATTAATTCAAGTATGACAGAAGCTTTCAAACAAATGGGGTACTGTCCTCAACATGATGCTCAATGGAAGAATATTACCGTTAGGGAACATTTAGAATCTTACGCCGCGATTCGTGGTGTACCATGGAGTGATATTGGCAGGTAATTAATTCGACCCATTTGAATATCCGtacaattcttaaataaatatttagtaaAAGATTACAAACAAGAACAAAGTTCCATATTACAGAATCGTAGATTTATACCTCACCGGTTTGCAAATTCATGAACACGCCGATAAACAAGCTCATGAGTGTTCGGGTGGAACTAGAAGAAAACTTAGTTTTGCCATGGCAATGATCGGAGGTCCGAAAGTTGTTCTAATGGACGAACCTAGTGCAGGAATGGATCCTAGGTCAAAGAGATTTTTATGGGATACAATCCTTGCTAGTTTCCAGGTTTGTTCCTCTACTGAAACTTGTCATTTCCTATAACACACGATTCTTGAAGGTTATTTCATTATtgataaattttttttaataggGTGGTAGAGGAGCAATTCTTACCACTCATTCAATGGAGGAAGCTGATGCTCTTTGTTCTAGAGTGGGTATAATGGTAAAAGGAGAGTTAAGATGTATTGGTTCTACTCAACATCTGAAGAATTTATATGGTGCAGGCTATACCCTCGAAATGAAACTTTTAGGCGGTGATTGTACACCAACGACACCGTCCGGTGATAGGATTACGATTCTGAAAGAATTTGTTTCCAGTCTTTTTCCAGATGCAACTCTCGAAGAAAGTTTTGCCGACAGATTAGTTTTTGCTGTTCCCCAACATGCAGTTACCTCGCTGGCCGAGTGTTTTACGCAGTTGGAGAAAGGTAAACATTGAAGAAACGATTCAATTATCATACATTACATAGTTAAATTAATTGGAACTTTTATTATTAGCCAAGCTCGAGCTGGATATCGAAGAGTATAGCTTCAGTCAAACCACTTTGGAACAAGTTTTCCTTAAATTTTCCCACTATGATGAATCTAACTCAGGAGAATGATGACTCATACAAATGAGTGTATTTATTCCCATGTGTTGTATAGTGAAATACTCATGGAACTGCTCAAGTTGTGCaaaaagtgtaaaaaatgttattcttaTTGGAAGAAGTGATTTGTTCTTTAGTGTTCCCACATACTATTGAAAATCACAATGACAGAGACGATTTCTGCATTCTAAAATATCAAGAGTATTCTAATAATTACATAAAAGGACCTTATATTATCTTTGGATGTGCTGACTCTGAAGATTACCATATAAACCATATTTTGATCTTCAACGATTCTGTGAATGAAAGAAAACGTATTTTTACGGTATACATCGATCGACCTAATtgctaaaaaaaaagaattacatattttttttgtGCCGGTGTATCGTATTGTTACGTTCGTCAGAATTAAACAGTGACTTCCTGAAGGTAATGTCGTGAGATAAATGGACATATGTGTAAAATTAATTGAGCTGTAAATAGTGGGAAACTGAGGACGATTTATTCGATTGTCAGCAAAAAAAGCAGTACTAATACTATTTAAACTGTAATATtcataattttgaaattatattgtaatatagtCTATTATTCGATTCCTACGAATATTACGAATAGGTCTCACAATTAATATTGCTGTGGAATTGGAacgttattatcattattataaatataatattaaatattaacagGGAAGAGAACAAGGATCCAAGGATCAATATTAAATTCTTTTTAAATGGAGTGAATTCAATGAATTACCTATTTACATTGATAAACGTAGGAAGAAAACACCTGTATATTCATTTTAATGATATTTATGATTGCTCGCAATTATTTCGGGCACTGTTAAAAGGAATGGCACCGTTGTTCAGAAAGGGTGCTATTATAGCGAGAAAAGCTACGTAATATACAATCGGGCGATTTAATTTGAGCGTATAAAGTAGTGCGTAGTACGTATTTATAAATACTTCTCCAGCTCGTTTATGGTTTTTACCGAAGCCTTTTGAATAACGAGGAAAAGAGATGATAGGTTGTTAATCTTGCCTCGGTAGAATGTGacgataataatttaatatgaaaCTTCTGTGGCAGAAGCAATCGAAATATAATGGAACAACTTAAATTCAGTAAAGTACATTATAGGAAATTTTTAATAGTCCATGAATGATTTAACAATTTCTgttaaaaaaatttcattattataaaattatttataaatatctctTTATATCATTTTCTGTTCAGCGTTATAATTTAATTGTTCATTTCTCAATGGTTTTAGTTTTTcaaaaaatactttattttaCTGCAAATGCAAATATTGAATAAATGAGATAGTCTGAACAAAACGAGTTGATACTGAGAAAAGAGCAAAACCTAAAAAAACaagaattttttattgcattatgTAAAGCTACATTAAATTAAACTCTTGTTAGAAGTGAATTTCATAAGTAGAACTAAAAAGGGCTAGATATCTTGTTTTATATGATCAGTTTTCAAGCATAATCAAGAGAGCCTGGTACGTGTCAAGAATAATTCATTTGAAAGGTAAAAAAGAAaagcttaaaaaaaaaattagttGAAATGTTAGAAAAAAAATATGTGCTCTCAAGATGTCCCATCAGAGAACAAATTTTTTTAGATATCTATGTGCGTACACTCGATCTTCCGtgattaaaaaaaaactttAAAATATTGAACGGAAGGAACAGTATGAATACCGTTTGGAGGActgaatgaaatattttgtaGATTATAGTGCATAGGTagacgaaaaataaaaatttcattgtgTAAGAGGGTattgatttttgtaaataaaattcaGTGTAAGAAGGATTCTTACATCTATAGGAAATGTAAAATGAAGAGGAAACGTGCGTTGGGCGTACGCGCATTTATAAGAGATTGTGTACGCACAATTCTTGTTCTAGCTAATACTACATCAATATACAATTTAGTCAATTATGGAATTAACTTGAATGAAAGGAAAAACTGCAGATAATTTTatgaacattatatatatataaatatataaatacacgtatatttatatatttatataaaacattatatatacatatatgtatgccGTTTTTTAACAACACCGATTATGTTTTAAGTATATCACGATTACGAGATACGGGAATATTATAAAACATTCCTAAACACAAGTACTGTTGCTACATTAAGAAATAGAACATAACTTGCATTCACGCTAAgcgatttttatttctttttgtctGTAGCCGTATCTACATTATATCTTCTCTGCTCATATTAATCGCCACTTTTTGGCTTTTCCTGTTACGACTCGTTCATATTTGTCGAGCTTTTCACATCGatcgatatatatgtatatatacatataataaattatatatgtatatatatatatatattaatgatatatatttatatttatgtaattaaaGAGTTTGCAATGAGAATGTGACCATTGATCCTTAGATTATCTCAAATTTTATTAGACTAATTCGCGAATTATTCGATTTAATCataaataaaacataaaataaaaatacttctaatttaaaataaaaagactTCAAATTTCTctataagaacaattttattGTTACAAATAGGTGATATCATTATTAAAACTAGATTTCGAAGTTTCTTTCAAATATAGAAATCagttattatcaattattatcgAGAATTAAATCgaagaattaatataaaaatgtagaaTTCATAATTTGCTTTTAGTGCAAACACTTAAATTCATTTATAAgatattgatattataataatatcttatatcattaaattaatttgaagttcTTCTTGAACTTTACTCGTCCCGAGTAACTTTTATCGTTGCCATTTAAAGATTTCTCGTCTTTACATTTATTTGCAGCATAGCTAATGAAATGTATATAGAGAGACATCGCAAACAATCACAAGCATAGTCGAACTTGATGCTTGTAAATCAAACATGAAATCGATCGTCATCGGTTACATCTGATTTTTTAgagataatatatacatatattcgcaTCGAGACACTACACGTAGGCCATTGTTCGACCGACTTTCGTTTCAACGAAAGAGTAGAAACAAAAGAAGGAAAAACTCTTGcaacacatacatacatacagtgGCGTGCAAAAGCGTCCGGCCAGATAGATCTTTCACTTTATATCTCAAAAGCggtattttaagaaattttaagtaatattatacaattatataacaGTGTTtgtgtattatttaaaatattatttaacatatatattacaatat
Above is a window of Bombus affinis isolate iyBomAffi1 chromosome 5, iyBomAffi1.2, whole genome shotgun sequence DNA encoding:
- the LOC126916111 gene encoding cholesterol transporter ABCA5-like isoform X2, whose translation is MDMCGVYLSQLRAMLVRNILLKKREKRKTTAEIFLPLCTLGVLIVVKVLPPNPNYPAMTTQRQEGGIFETFNGYRNNTIAVVPNSTETLTFLNSMNALWASMWDYPGKLPLNFMVFDTKDDLQAAYWRDPYSVPLAVIFEDSQPISQRLSYEIRTNPSYTNPPSPTELYSAPVTCRKDTSHWLGGVLSMETGGSCPANNYLHSGFLALQMIMDITKIRLDTGNTDVTVPDVKLEMFPKEAFTANWMLALRVVIPLFMVLSLSQFVTYLLILIVGEKEKKIKEGMKIMGLKDSIFWLSWFIIYSVFVLLLSAVAVILLFTLQMFQHTHFLPIFLLVVLYSFSIIMFAFMITPFFDTSRTAGVLGNFAVTIMSLMYFIQVFVNDSSSVPFWLVSLLSPTGVALAMDKALVLDLQGEGVNFDNLWSGPGIPFGGSLIMMTLDIILYACLAYYFDCVIPSEYGTKRTPWFCFTPEFWCQRKAPRVPSSNGESNSFIPGEETNRDVEPVVREMKGREAIRIVDLYKSYQKCRKPEIKAVNGINLTIYEGQITAILGHNGAGKTSLFNILTGLTAPTAGTALIFGYDVRDSNDMQMIRSMTGVCPQHDILFDLLTPREHLEFFAAVRGIPKSMIEHEVKKTLKDIDLTEKANTFAKYLSGGQKRKLSVGIAIIGDPKIIILDEPTAGVDPYSRRQMWSFLQSRRHGKVILLTTHFMDEADILADRKAVISKGKLRCCGSSLFLKNKFGIGYHLTLVLEGNAREHAITRLVTCHVSKAEKARRHGRELSFILPHNSVENFAPLFSAIEHEIKTRSSRLGISSYGVSMTTLEEVFLHLEKDEGPEYTMDNLSKKMVRNRALSRSLSLQSKSTSYQSLQNEGVTVQNDGQAKEAGDLPDGVHSDRNPPVLGLGLDPIKVRPNFLQTLYAMLRLRILRLFRNIQLLYFTIFAPLLLVVVGLHLNSIETVEIKMQSLTLNTDTYGNETKLLYANNTDHDITNLIDGINQDVKYIEEYYGNFANLLKIAPHMSAFNINEYSLSRINLTVAYNDTMQHSLPILINLLSNTYYRLLSNENNLKPIEVKTHPFQQTSQPQGFNIGTASTALFIGMNFVLLPITLVVDVVYDREIKAKNQLRVNGLSFSMYFLTYFIVLVGLMSFICLCILGIIFLFDVPSLQEVPALITLAGLFMLYCPSSILFSTCLSYIFDKMDSAQSILPNIATFIGLIPFILVTILDMLGLSGTAAFVLHVIFSLLNTLYVPYAAVYYVERVHLMCSINAACHHLTMSDYLTTEIILMAFGVLLHCPVWFFVLLLLDIKKSGGNVSDVLKYFLRNGGSIGEEIMENSDIGEHEDADVKAEKQKVFNLITSSAVQEPPVVLVQNLRKEYRQQDTGSCSCCSKQDEEASQIQRKVAVRNLSLAVEPGEVFGLLGHNGAGKTTTMKIIIAEEAATRGRVQIGGHNINSSMTEAFKQMGYCPQHDAQWKNITVREHLESYAAIRGVPWSDIGRIVDLYLTGLQIHEHADKQAHECSGGTRRKLSFAMAMIGGPKVVLMDEPSAGMDPRSKRFLWDTILASFQGGRGAILTTHSMEEADALCSRVGIMVKGELRCIGSTQHLKNLYGAGYTLEMKLLGGDCTPTTPSGDRITILKEFVSSLFPDATLEESFADRLVFAVPQHAVTSLAECFTQLEKAKLELDIEEYSFSQTTLEQVFLKFSHYDESNSGE
- the LOC126916111 gene encoding cholesterol transporter ABCA5-like isoform X1; translation: MDMCGVYLSQLRAMLVRNILLKKREKRKTTAEIFLPLCTLGVLIVVKVLPPNPNYPAMTTQRQEGGIFETFNGYRNNTIAVVPNSTETLTFLNSMNALWASMWDYPGKLPLNFMVFDTKDDLQAAYWRDPYSVPLAVIFEDSQPISQRLSYEIRTNPSYTNPPSPTELYSAPVTCRKDTSHWLGGVLSMETGGSCPANNYLHSGFLALQMIMDITKIRLDTGNTDVTVPDVKLEMFPKEAFTANWMLALRVVIPLFMVLSLSQFVTYLLILIVGEKEKKIKEGMKIMGLKDSIFWLSWFIIYSVFVLLLSAVAVILLFTLQMFQHTHFLPIFLLVVLYSFSIIMFAFMITPFFDTSRTAGVLGNFAVTIMSLMYFIQVFVNDSSSVPFWLVSLLSPTGVALAMDKALVLDLQGEGVNFDNLWSGPGIPFGGSLIMMTLDIILYACLAYYFDCVIPSEYGTKRTPWFCFTPEFWCQRKAPRSYLQVPSSNGESNSFIPGEETNRDVEPVVREMKGREAIRIVDLYKSYQKCRKPEIKAVNGINLTIYEGQITAILGHNGAGKTSLFNILTGLTAPTAGTALIFGYDVRDSNDMQMIRSMTGVCPQHDILFDLLTPREHLEFFAAVRGIPKSMIEHEVKKTLKDIDLTEKANTFAKYLSGGQKRKLSVGIAIIGDPKIIILDEPTAGVDPYSRRQMWSFLQSRRHGKVILLTTHFMDEADILADRKAVISKGKLRCCGSSLFLKNKFGIGYHLTLVLEGNAREHAITRLVTCHVSKAEKARRHGRELSFILPHNSVENFAPLFSAIEHEIKTRSSRLGISSYGVSMTTLEEVFLHLEKDEGPEYTMDNLSKKMVRNRALSRSLSLQSKSTSYQSLQNEGVTVQNDGQAKEAGDLPDGVHSDRNPPVLGLGLDPIKVRPNFLQTLYAMLRLRILRLFRNIQLLYFTIFAPLLLVVVGLHLNSIETVEIKMQSLTLNTDTYGNETKLLYANNTDHDITNLIDGINQDVKYIEEYYGNFANLLKIAPHMSAFNINEYSLSRINLTVAYNDTMQHSLPILINLLSNTYYRLLSNENNLKPIEVKTHPFQQTSQPQGFNIGTASTALFIGMNFVLLPITLVVDVVYDREIKAKNQLRVNGLSFSMYFLTYFIVLVGLMSFICLCILGIIFLFDVPSLQEVPALITLAGLFMLYCPSSILFSTCLSYIFDKMDSAQSILPNIATFIGLIPFILVTILDMLGLSGTAAFVLHVIFSLLNTLYVPYAAVYYVERVHLMCSINAACHHLTMSDYLTTEIILMAFGVLLHCPVWFFVLLLLDIKKSGGNVSDVLKYFLRNGGSIGEEIMENSDIGEHEDADVKAEKQKVFNLITSSAVQEPPVVLVQNLRKEYRQQDTGSCSCCSKQDEEASQIQRKVAVRNLSLAVEPGEVFGLLGHNGAGKTTTMKIIIAEEAATRGRVQIGGHNINSSMTEAFKQMGYCPQHDAQWKNITVREHLESYAAIRGVPWSDIGRIVDLYLTGLQIHEHADKQAHECSGGTRRKLSFAMAMIGGPKVVLMDEPSAGMDPRSKRFLWDTILASFQGGRGAILTTHSMEEADALCSRVGIMVKGELRCIGSTQHLKNLYGAGYTLEMKLLGGDCTPTTPSGDRITILKEFVSSLFPDATLEESFADRLVFAVPQHAVTSLAECFTQLEKAKLELDIEEYSFSQTTLEQVFLKFSHYDESNSGE